In Selenomonas dianae, a genomic segment contains:
- the atpD gene encoding F0F1 ATP synthase subunit beta, which translates to MAKGKVVQVIGPVVDIEFPAGELPEILNAIKVTGKAADKEINLTVEVMQHLGDSVTRCIAMSSTDGLMRGMEADDTGAPIKVPVGEATLGRVFNVLGETVDHNPDPVGNKESWPIHRPAPKFDDQETSTQILETGIKVVDLIAPYSRGGKVGLFGGAGVGKTVLIMELIHNIATEHGGYSVFAGVGERTREGNDLWSEMTESGVIDKTALVYGQMNEPPGARMRVALTGLTMAEYFRDVQGQDVLLFVDNIFRFIQAGSEVSALLGRMPSAVGYQPTLTTDVGALQERITTTKKGSITSVQAVYVPADDLTDPAPAATFTHLDATTVLSRQIAELGIYPAVDPLDSTSRILDPHVIGQEHYEVARGVQAVLQKYKELQDIIAILGMEELSDEDKLTVSRARKIQRFLSQPFAVAEVFTGSPGKYVALKDTIRGFREILDGKYDELPEAAFYMVGGIEEAIEKAKKLKEEE; encoded by the coding sequence TTGGCAAAAGGTAAAGTCGTACAGGTCATCGGACCTGTCGTAGATATTGAGTTTCCGGCGGGCGAACTGCCGGAGATTCTGAACGCCATCAAGGTCACGGGCAAGGCTGCCGACAAAGAGATCAATCTCACGGTCGAGGTCATGCAGCATCTCGGCGACAGCGTCACGCGCTGCATCGCCATGAGCTCCACCGACGGCCTGATGCGCGGCATGGAGGCAGACGACACGGGCGCACCGATCAAGGTGCCCGTCGGCGAGGCGACCCTCGGACGCGTCTTCAACGTGCTCGGCGAGACCGTTGACCACAATCCCGACCCCGTCGGCAACAAGGAGAGCTGGCCGATCCACCGCCCCGCGCCGAAGTTCGACGATCAGGAGACATCGACGCAGATCCTTGAGACGGGCATCAAGGTCGTGGATCTCATCGCGCCGTACTCGCGCGGCGGCAAGGTCGGACTTTTCGGCGGCGCAGGTGTTGGCAAGACCGTTCTCATCATGGAGCTCATTCACAACATCGCGACCGAGCACGGCGGCTACTCCGTTTTCGCCGGCGTCGGCGAGCGTACGCGTGAGGGCAACGACCTCTGGTCGGAGATGACGGAGTCGGGCGTTATCGACAAGACCGCGCTCGTCTACGGCCAGATGAACGAGCCGCCCGGAGCGCGTATGCGCGTGGCTCTGACGGGTCTGACGATGGCAGAGTATTTCCGCGACGTGCAGGGGCAGGACGTGCTTCTGTTCGTTGACAACATCTTCCGTTTCATCCAGGCAGGTTCCGAGGTTTCGGCTCTGCTCGGACGTATGCCGTCCGCCGTTGGCTACCAGCCGACGCTGACGACCGACGTCGGCGCACTGCAGGAGCGTATCACGACCACAAAGAAGGGCTCGATCACGTCCGTGCAGGCGGTCTATGTCCCTGCGGACGACCTGACCGACCCCGCGCCGGCGGCAACCTTTACGCATCTCGATGCGACCACGGTTCTCTCGCGTCAGATCGCCGAGCTCGGCATCTACCCCGCCGTCGATCCGCTCGACTCCACCTCGCGTATCCTCGACCCGCACGTTATTGGGCAGGAGCACTATGAGGTCGCACGCGGCGTGCAGGCGGTGCTCCAGAAGTACAAGGAGCTGCAGGACATCATCGCCATCCTCGGCATGGAGGAACTCTCCGACGAGGACAAGCTGACCGTCTCGCGTGCGCGTAAGATCCAGCGTTTCCTCTCGCAGCCGTTCGCGGTCGCGGAGGTCTTCACCGGCTCGCCGGGCAAGTACGTTGCGCTCAAGGACACGATCCGCGGCTTCCGCGAAATCCTCGACGGCAAGTACGACGAACTCCCCGAGGCTGCCTTCTACATGGTCGGCGGCATCGAAGAGGCGATCGAAAAGGCGAAGAAGCTCAAAGAGGAGGAGTAA
- the atpG gene encoding ATP synthase F1 subunit gamma, with product MANLQDIRRRIRSVKSIQQITNAMDMVATSRLRRAKEAANSNRPYAEKTAAVIRSVAAAASGVSHPLLEQHTGGKRLILVMAADKGLAGAYSSNALKTAMTLVEDKANTQIVAVGRKARDFFKNRGFDIVHERVGISERPKARHAQKLAAQLIAAFEAGGVQEVYMVYTRFVSAITCVPEIVKLLPFEAEGESAAHKQAQYIYEPNAEEVLGALLPQYLFTTIYAALLQSAASELSSRMNAMSNATDNAGELIGKLDLFYNKVRQAGITNEINEIVGGAEALK from the coding sequence ATGGCAAATTTACAGGACATCCGCCGGCGCATCCGCAGCGTCAAGAGCATCCAGCAGATCACAAACGCCATGGACATGGTCGCGACCTCGCGTCTGCGCCGTGCCAAGGAGGCTGCAAACAGCAACCGTCCCTATGCCGAAAAGACCGCTGCGGTCATTCGGAGCGTCGCGGCGGCGGCAAGCGGTGTCTCGCACCCACTGCTTGAGCAGCACACGGGCGGCAAACGCCTCATCCTTGTGATGGCGGCGGACAAAGGCCTTGCGGGCGCGTATTCCAGCAATGCCCTCAAGACGGCGATGACGCTTGTCGAGGACAAGGCGAACACGCAGATCGTCGCGGTCGGGCGCAAGGCGCGTGATTTCTTCAAGAATCGCGGCTTTGACATTGTGCACGAGCGCGTCGGCATCAGCGAGCGTCCGAAGGCACGCCACGCGCAGAAGCTCGCGGCGCAGCTCATCGCCGCGTTCGAGGCGGGCGGTGTGCAGGAAGTCTACATGGTCTATACGCGCTTTGTCTCGGCGATCACCTGCGTTCCCGAGATCGTAAAGCTCCTGCCGTTTGAGGCGGAGGGCGAAAGTGCGGCGCACAAGCAGGCACAGTACATCTATGAGCCGAATGCCGAGGAGGTGCTCGGGGCACTGCTGCCGCAGTACCTGTTCACCACCATCTATGCGGCGCTCCTCCAGTCGGCGGCGAGCGAACTGAGTTCACGCATGAACGCAATGAGCAACGCGACCGACAACGCAGGCGAACTCATCGGGAAGCTCGACCTCTTCTACAACAAGGTACGTCAGGCGGGCATCACGAACGAGATCAACGAGATTGTCGGCGGCGCCGAGGCACTCAAGTGA